GAGACGAAACCATCCCCCATTCGACTATTTTTTTTACACATTGCCCCTTCAGCCTACGCCAATCAGCGGAGGACATCCATGGGCGGAATGCACAGGGGAGGGGTCGGAATGCTGCGGAAGCCCGCCCATCAACCGGCGAAGCTGACGGGATCCCGGTCCAGGGTGATGGCCCCACCCGGCGCAAGGGGAGCCGTGGCCATGGCCTGGCTGAGGGGCCCCCGGGCGGCGGCCTTGAGGAGGAGCTGCATGCGGAAGCGATCCTTGATCCGGGGCACCGGGGCCTCCAGGGGCCCCAGGATCCGCAAGCCCGGCACGGTCTCCAGGCGGCTGCGGAGCTGCCGCAGGACCTCCATGGCCTCCACCGGGGTGTCCGCTTCCGAGCGGTAGAGGGAGAGGGCCGCGAAAGGCGGATAGCCCATGCCCTGGCGGTAGGGCAGCTCATCCTGGGCGAAGCCCTCGAAGTTCTGGGCCACGGCATGGACGATGGCCGGATGGTCCGGGCTATAGGTCTGCAGCACCACCCGTCCCGGGAGTTCGGCCCGGCCGGCGCGCCCCGCCACCTGAGTCAGGAGGTGGAAGGTCCGCTCGGCGGCCCGGAAGTCCGCCACCTTGAGACCCTGGTCCGCGTTGAGGATCCCCACCAGGGTGAGGCGCGGAAAGGTGTGCCCCTTGGCCAGCATCTGGGTGCCCACCAGGATGTCCACCTCCCCCTGCTCCGCCGCCAGGAGCCCCGCCTCCAGGGCCCCTCGGCGAGCCGTGGTGTCCCGGTCCAGGCGCAGGATCCGAGCCGCGGGGAAGAGGGCCTGGAGCTGGTCCTCGATCTGCTCGGTGCCCTCCCCCACCCCCCGGAGGTGTTCCGAGTGGCATGTGGGGCAGGTCTCAGGCGGCACGGCCTCGAAGCCGCAGAGGTGACACCGCAGGCGATAGGCCCCCTTGTGGTAGGTCAAGCTGATGTCACAGTGGGGGCACTCCAGGGTCTTGCCGCAGGCCCGGCACATCCAGAAGTTCTCGAAACCCCGCCGGTTCAGCAGCAGCATGGCCTGCTCCCCCTTTTCCAGGGTCCGCCCCAGGGCCTCCAGCAGCCGGGGCGAAAAGACCACCTTCTTCCGCGTGGTCTTGTAGCACTCCCGCAGATCCACCACCTCCACCTGGGGCAGCGAGCTGCCGGCGGGACGCTCCCGCAGACGGAGCAGGCGGTAACGCCCCGCCTGAGCGGCGTGCCAGCTCTCCAGCGAAGGGGTGGCGCTGCCCAGGATCACCGGGCAGCCCTCGATCTGGGCCCGCTTGATGGCGAGATCTCGGGCATGGATGCGGGGGTGCTCCTCGCTCTTGTACGAACCCTCCTGCTCCTCGTCCACAATAATGAGCCCGATGTCCCGCAGGGGGGCCAGCACCGCATTGCGGACCCCCACGAAGAGGGGGCACTCGTTCTGCAGCAGACGCAGCACATCCGCCTGTTTCTCCGTGGCGTTGAGCCCCGCGTGCCCCACGGCCACCTGCCCTGGGAAGCGCCCCTCCAGACGGGCCAGAAGGCGTGGCGTGAGCCCGATCTCAGGCACCAGCCAGAGCACCCGCCGCCGCCGCGCCAGGGTCCGCTCCGCCAGCTCCAGGTAGACCTCGGTCTTGCCCGAGCCGGTGACCCCGTAGAGAAGGTAGGAGGCGAAGTCCTCCAGGTCCACCGCATCAGCGGCCCGCAGCTGCTCGACATTCAGCTCCACCTGCTTGTGGACGACATCCACCCGCCGCTGGGCCAGCAGGTCCAGACGCTTGACCCGCTCGATGAGCCCCTGGCGCTCCAGGGTGCCGAGCACCGACACACTGACCTTGACCTGCTCCAGCAGCTCGACCTCCAGGATGGCCCCTCCCGCCTCCTCAAGGGCACTCAGCACCCTGCCCTGGGTGGGGGTCACCTTCAGGGGATGGGGCAGTTCTGTCCTCCGGACCTCCGTCAGCCCTGCCCCCCGGAGCTTCCTGCGGTGGAAGAGCGTGGGGAGGGCCTGCTCGCCCCGGTGCCAAGCCTCCCCAAGGCTGGCCAGCTCAGCCAGGGCCCCCGCCTCCCGCAGCTCCATCAGGCGGCGCCCGTCCGGGAGTGCGGTCTGCCAATCGGCCTGAACGCCCTGGGGCAGACAGAGCTGCATGAGGTGGGCCACTCCGCACCCGTAGTAGCGCCCGGCGAAGTCCAGCAGCTCGCGCAGCCTCGGCGGCAGGAGGGGGAAGGGGTCCAGCGGCCCTTCGATGGGACGCAGCTTGGCAGGGGGCTCGGGATCGGGCCCCAGCACCACGCCCAGGGCCCGACTGTTCCGCACCCGCACCTCTACGCGGGTCCCGGGCGCAAGCCCTTCGGGAGCCAAGTAGGTCAGGGGTGGCAGGGGGCGCGCCAGCTCGATGCGGGTGGGTACCATGGGGTTCCCAGCATAACCCGATCCCGGTGCTGGCATTCTGGAGGAGCGAGCCCCCCCATGAAGACTCCCCTGCTGTGCATGGCCCTGTCCCTGTCGCTCTCCGCCGCACCCCTAGGCTGGCCGGAGGCCTCCCGGATCCTCCTGGAGGCCTACGACCAGGACCACCCCCTCCCGCGGCTGGAGGTGACCCGCGTGGACCAGCCTCAGCTGCGGTGGCTGCGGGCCTGCGCCAGCGGCATCCGGCCCATGGACCCCTTCCGCCGGGGCAGCGCGAGCTGGCGGGAGGCCGAGGCCATCCGGGCCCTGCTGCAGGCCCCTCCGGCCCTTGAGAGCCTCCACGCCGTCCCCCTGGACCTGACGGGCTCCCGCATGGCCTTCTGGCGCTGGGGCCAGGCACTGGTCCGGCATAAGGCCATGAGCCGGGAGCAGCGCCGGGCCTGGGAGGACCGCCTCATGGACGGCCCTGCGGATCTCCTGCGGACCTACGGTTTGAGGCATGCCCTCTGCTTCGCCCTTGCGGAGGGGGACCTGGACCGATTCCAGGCCATCCAGGCCCGGACCCTCCCCGAGGACCAGGACTTCCTGGCGCTGTTCCAGGGCGCCTTCCCCCTCATCGGAGGCCCCTGCCCTGCCCTGCGCCTCTGGACCCTCCCAGGGCTGGAGGCGGTGGAGCAGCCCCTCCCGGAACTCGCCCCCAAGGGGGCCTGGATCGCGCCCCTGGCGGTCTTCCCCACCCCACCACCGGAGGGCTGGCTCTGGATCATTCCTACCCGGAGCGGACACCAGCCCCACGAGGAGTGGGAGCTGGACGGCCCCAGCCGCGAAGAGGGGGTGGCCCTGGCCCGCCAGCTCAAGGGACGGAAGGCCTTCCTGGCCCCCAGTGGCCAGGAGCTGGAGTCCCTGGTCCCCTCCCTCTTCCCCATACGACTGGACTTCGGCGACGACGGCACCCTCAAGGCCATCACCCTGGGGGACGCCGCCCGGGTGGAGGGCGGCACCCCCCACCGAGGTCTTGCAAGATGAATGCGTCAATATAGAATCCATTCATCTTACAAGGAGCCCCCATGACCGCCCGACGCAGCAGCTCCCCCCGCTATGGCTGGGTCCCCGACCTCCCCGACCACCGCGACTTCCGCTACGCCCTGAGGCGCATGCCCGTGGAGGCCCCCAAGCGGCTCCCCTCCAGGGTGGACCTGAGCGGCGAGCCCATGGCCACCCCTTATGACCAGGGCGAGCTGGGCAGCTGCACGGCCAACGCCCTGGCCGGGGCCTTCCAGTTCGACCACCGGCGGCAGGGCCTCGGTGACCTCATGCCCAGCCGCCTCTTCATCTACTATGGCGAGCGGGAGCTGGAGGGGAGCATCGACAGCGATTCGGGCGCCATGATCCGGGATGGCATCAAGGTACTGGCCAGCCAGGGCACGCCTCCTGAAGAACTCTGGCCCTACCGCATCGACCGCTTCGCCAAGCGCCCCAGCCCCAAGGTCTATGATGCCGCCAGGGAGAATCTGGCCCTCAGCTACTTCCGCCTGGACAACACCCAGCTGAACGAGCTGCTCACCTGTCTGGCGGCGGGCTATCCCTTCGTCTTCGGCTTCACGGTCTACGACAGCTTCGAGTCTCCCAGGACCACCCAGGAGGGGATCCTGGACATGCCCGGCGAGGGGGAACGGGTGCTGGGGGGCCATGCCGTGGTGGCCGTGGGCTACGACCGCAAGGCCAAGCGTTTCCTGGTGCGGAACTCCTACGGCCCCCAGTGGGGCGACAAGGGGCACTTCACCATCCCCTTCGACTACCTCACCAGTGAGGACCTCGCCGCGGACTTCTGGACCATCCGCACCGTCAGCTGAAGGCCTTTTGACACGAGGTATGCAGGTATGGTCCGTTAGGGGGAGCCCCTGTCGAGGTCCCATGCCGTCGTCCGCCTTCCCCTCCAGCTTCTGGAACGCCAACCTCACCGAGCTCTTCGAGCGCGCCGCCTACTACGCCATGGCGAGCTTCGTGGTGATCTATCTGGGCCAGCTGGGCTTCGGTGATACCTGGCCCAGCGTCATCAACGGCTCGGTGCTCTGGTTCCTGGTGTACTTCCTGCCGATCCTCTCGGGTGCGGTGGCGGACCAGGTGGGCTTCAAGCGCTCCCTCCTGGTGGCCTGCGTGCTGCTGGCCCTGGGCTACTTCCTCATGGGCTACCCGGTCTGGTTCGGGGGGCGCCAGCTCCAGCCGGCCATGTCCAGGATGGTGACCGTGGACTGGGGCACCACCCTCACCATCCTGTCGGCGGTGCTGCTCATCGGGGTGGGCGGGAGCATCGTCAAGCCCTGCATCGCCGGCACAGTCCAGAAGACCGCGGGGAAGCGCAGCACCCTGGGCTTCGGCATCTTCTACATGATCATCAACATCGGCAGTCTGGTGGGACGCCTGGTGGCCTACCGGGTGCGCCACGCGCCGGGCACCGGGCTGAGCGTCATCTTCGCCGTCAGCGCCGTCGCCTCGGGCGTGGCCTTCCTGGTGGTGCTCCTGCTCTACCGGGAACCTGACCTGGAGATGGGTGAAAGCCAGGCCAAGCCCCGCAAGTCCGTGGGGGAGATCCTCTCAGGCATGGTGCTGGCCCTGAAGAGCCCGCGCTTCCTGGTCTTCATCCTGGTCTCCAGCGGCTTCTTCTTCATCTACAACCAGGTCTACAACCTCCTGCCCATCTACACGAAGCGGACCATCGAGCTGAGCCCGGCCATGGACCTCTACACCGCCGCCAATCCGCTGGTGATCGTCCTCTTCCAGCTCCTCATCACCAAAGCCTTCGGCAAGCTGCCCCCCATCAAGTCCATCGTGGTGGGCATCATCCTCATCGGCCTCTCCATGCTGGTGAATCTGGTACCCCTCTTCATGCCCGGCGGGGTCACCCGCGACGTGGCCCTGGGCCATCTGGCCCTCCCCATGGGTAGCCTCTTCATCACCCTCACGGTGGGCCTCATCGCCTTCGGCGAGCTCTTCAACTCCAGCCGTCTCTACGAGTACCTGGGCTCCCTCAGCCCCAAGGGGCAGGAGGGCCTCTACCTGGGCTACGCCAACCTCCCCCTGGCCATCGGGAGCCTGGTGGGGGGCTGGGGCGGGGCCTGGATCTTCAACCGGATCATGGCCCGGGGGGCGGTGGAGCTGCCCAACGGCCTGTTGAAGCTCGATACCGCCGCCGCCACCCTAGGCTGGGTCATCCTGGCGGGGCTGGGCCTCCTCAGCGCCCTGAGCATGGCCCTCTACAACCGGTGGCTCCAGAGGCAGGTCGTCCAGGGCGCCTAGCCGCCTGCCCGGGCCCACACCGCGACCGTCAGCAGACGGAGCGGGGCGAGTCAGGCCGATCACCAGGAAGCATTGAGCCCGAAGGAACGGGATAGCCGGGATCCGGGCTCAGCCCTCCGCCTCCAGCATCCCGAAGCGCGCCACGATACGCTTCTCGCCGGCCTCGGCGAAGCGGATGGTGTAGGTGAGCATGTCTCCGCTGCCGGTGACCGAGGTGATAACGCCCCGGCCGAAGCGGGGGCTGCGGACCCGCGCCCCCCGGGCGAAGACAGTGCCAGGGGTGGCAGGAACATCCTGGGGCTCGTCCAGACCGGAGGCGGGTGGGGCTGGGGACTCCGCTGCGGCTTCGGGGACCGGACGGTCTTCCCCGGCCCCCGATGCAGCCTTCACCTTGTCGAAGAAGCCCCGGATGCGGCTGAGCTCGCTGGCCACCGAGGCTCCGCCCCCACCCCGAGGGGCCATGCGAGAGGCGCTCACCCCCTGCCCTGCCTGGTAGAGCTCTGTTCCCCAGCGGATGGGGTTCTCCAGCACCTCCGGGGGCAGTTCCCGCAGGAAACGGCTGGGCATACCCAGGACCTCCTGCCCGAAGATCCGGCGGCGGCGGGCGGCGGTGAGGTATAGCCGCTGCTGGGCGCGGGTGATGGCCACATAGAAGAGCCGCCGCTCCTCCTCCAGCCCGTCGTCGGTGTCCCGGGCGTTGCGGTTGGGGAAGACATCCTCCTCCATGCCCACCAGGAACACCACCGGGAACTCCAAGCCCTTGGCGCAGTGGATGGTCATGAGGGAGAGCTGGGCAGCCTCCTCCACCTGGTCAGCATCGGAGGCCAGGCTCACCCGATCCAGGAACTCCGCCAGGCGCAGGCCCTGGCCTTCCGAGTCGGCGGCGGCGGAAACAAACTCTTCCAGGTTGCGCAGGCGCCCCTCGGACTCCAGGGTCGCCTCCTCCTCCAGCATCTGCACATAGCCGGACTCCACCAGCATCCAGCGGACAAAGGAGCTCAGCCCCTGGGCCGTGAGTTCCGTGGCCGCCCGGCGGAAGAGTTCCACAAACCGGGTCATCTCCCGCTGGGCCCGCCCCTTGAGCTCCCCGGCCTTCAGAAGGGCGATGGTACCCTCCAGAGCCGTACCCATCTCGGGGATGGCTGCCTCGATTTTGGCAAGAGTGGTGGGCCCCACCCCCCGGCTGGGGGCGGCGATGGCCCGCCGGAAGCTCACCAGATCAAAGGGGTTGCAGGCCAGACGCAGGTAGGCCAGCAGGTCCTTGACCTCCTGGCGCTCGTAGAACTTGGTGCCCCCCACCAGCTTGTAGGGGACATTGACCGCTCGCAGGGCCTCTTCCAGCTGCCGGGACTGCCAGTTGGCACGATAGAGCACTGCGATCTTGCCCCCGGGGGCCTGGGCCCGGTGGGACAGGATCTTCTGCACCACCCACTCAGCCTCCAGGCGCCCCTCCTGGGCCAGGTTGAAACTCAGGTGCTCGCCGTGCCCCAGGTCGGTCCAGAGGGTCTTGCCCAGTCGCTGGGAGTTGTTGGCGATGACGGTGCTGGCGGCATCCAGGATCTTCTGGGTGGAGCGGTAGTTCTGCTCCAGCTTGATCTGGACGGCCTCGGGGAAGTCCCGCTGGAAGTCCAGGATGTTGCGGATGTCGGCCCCTCGCCAGCCATAGATCGACTGATCCTCATCCCCCACAACACATAGATTGTGGTGGCGTTCCGCCAGATGCCTCACCAAGAGGTACTGAGCCTTGTTGGTGTCCTGATACTCGTCCACCAGGAGGTATTTGAAGCGCTCGGCGTAGACCTCCTGCATCACGGGCTCCCGGAAGAGGCGCTCCGTGTAGAGCAGCAGGTCATCGAAGTCAGAGGCCTTCTGCTGACGGAGCCCCTTCTGATAGAGGGCATAGGCCTCCACCAGCTTGCGGGTCCAGGGATCCACGGCCTCCTCCCGGGCCTCTTCGGGGAGCAGGCATCGGTTCTTGAAGTCGGAGATCATCTCCAGGACCTTCCGGGGATGGAACTGCTTCTCCGGCAGCTTCAGCTCTGTGAGCACCTGCTTGACCAGACTCCGCTGGTCCGAGGGATCGAAGATGACGAAGTCCCGGCCGATGGGGGTACGCTCCCCCTCCCGGCGAAGGATCCGGGTGCAGAAGCTGTGGAATGTGCTCACCCAGAGCTGCTCGACCGGCACCGAGACCAGCTTCTGGACACGCTCCCGCATTTCCTCGGCGGCCTTGTTGGTGAAAGTCACGGCAAGGATGGAGGAGGGCCGCACCCCCACCTCCTCGACCAGCCAGGCGATGCGCCGGGTGATCACCGTCGTCTTGCCCGAACCGGCCCCCGCCAGGATCAGCAGCGGTCCTTGGGCATGCTGGACGGCTTCCTGCTGTTGGGGGTTCAGGTTCTGGAGGAGAGGGTGCCCGGATGGATGCATCCTCCGAGTCTACCCATTTGGGGGCCACTCGGGACCATGGGTCGCCATGGCCCCGTCTTCTTGCCCTCCGACCTCACTTCCCCGGGAGGATGACCGCCCGGATCGCCGCCAGGATGGTATCCACATCCTCCTCCCGGATCCGCCTCCGCGCGTTGGAGAAGGTCTGCTTCTTCTTGTCATAGGCATAGTAGCCGAGCTTGGTCAGCTGCCCTTTGATGGCCCGGGTCTGAGCCTCGGTGAGCCTCGAGAAGAGCTGCCTCTCAAGGCAGACGTTCCACTCGAAGATGTTCGACCAGGTGACATCGTCCCACCCCTTCCCCCGCTTCTGGAGGCAGACCCGGCTCTCCTCCAGGAGCGCCAGGGCCTCGGCCTCCGGCAGGGCGGGTCCCAGGTCGGCAGCAGGGGCGGAGGTGGCCGCCGTGGGGAGGGGCGGAGCACCCTGCCCGAGGGGCGGAGCCATCAGGGAATCACCCCGCCCTGGCAGGATCGCCTCACTCAGGAGGGCGAGGATGCGCTCCACATCCTCCTCCTGGATCTTCTTCTGGGCCGAGGCATAGGTATGCCGGTCCGGGTCAGACACGTAATACCCCAGTTGCGCCATGGAGGCCTTGAAAGCCTCCTTCCGGGCCTCTGGGAGCCGCGTCAGGACCTGCGCCTCCAGGCTGGTGTCCCACTCATAGATGTTCATCCACCGGCGCTCGTCCCAGGTCTTCCCGGTTCTCTGCAGGCACTGTCTGGCCGTGTCGACGAGGGTCCGGGCCTCGCTCTCCGACATGGCCGGCCCTGTGGGAACAGGGGGCCTGGGCGGAGGCACCGGCTGCGGTGGGACCGGTTTGGGATCCGGAGACGGTGCGCAGCGCTCCCCGGCGAGGACCACCGAGCGGATGACGGAGAGGATGGATTCCATGTCCCCGGGCTGGATGCGCTTCCGCGCATTGGAGAAGGTCTTCCTCTTGGCGTCGTAGCGATAATAGCCCAGCTTCGCCAGATGGGCCTTGATGACCTGCTTCTGGTCCTCCGTGAGCTTGCTGAAGAGCCGCTCCTCCAGGCAGACGTTCCACGCGAAGACATTCGACCAAGTGTTGTCGTCCCAGCTCTGACCATCCATCTGCAGGCAGTGTGCGCTCTCCTCCACGAGAGCCTTGGCCACGGCATCAGAGGGTGCCGAGCCAGAACCGGGAGCAGCGCAAAGCAGGGACAGCGAGAGGACCCAAGGGCTTAGCATGCTGACAACTCCTTCAGGGATGTTCCGTGAGTGGTTTTGACCTCCAGCTTAGCCCAAGGCGCAAGGGCACACCCGACGCAAAGCAGCCTGGGAGGCCAGGTGCCTCTCTTTCGGGGGCGAAACGCCTCCTGCCAGGTTGCGACAGCTAGGCTGAACCTCCCGTCCCCGCTATGCTGGGGAGCACGTGCCGGTGTGGCGGAATGGCAGACGCAGCGGACTTAAAATCCGCCGGGCAACCGTGCGGGTTCGACCCCCGCCACCGGCACCATTGAGTTTCAGGCTGGTCGCACAAGCGCGTCTTGAGTCTTCGGGTACAACAGGTGTAAAAAGCGGATCACACCGCAAAGTCGATACACCCCCTCGCACTGTTTCTCTTAGTAATGGTTCCCATAATGGAACCATGGGACGTCGTTTCTGTATTTGGAATTCCCGTTGGGAGCTACCGCCGCACGCCAACAGTTCGTTCCGGCTGAGGTGGTGTATGCCGGTGGCCGAACCGTGGAGGCTGTGTCAGGGGCACAGGGCGTGAGCCCGCACTGGATGCCAATGCTGACCATACGGGAGGGCCGAGGTGGTCCAGGACTTGCCAAGGGCTCAGGTGGACCGGGTAGATTAGGGGGCTGGCGGGGGGGCGGATCGGGGGACGCATGAAGGTGCCTGTGCAGACGGATTGGATAAGGACCCGGGGGGAGTTCTCGGCCATCGCCTTCCTGGAGTCCCTTCTGGCGGAGGCGGCGCCGAAGTGGACCGAGGGCTTACAACGAAGCCTGGCGGAGATCCGCACGTTGGCAGACTTCTCGGTGCTGGCGGACTACCTCCATGACGGGGTCCAGATTCTGGATGGCCAGGGGCGATTGACCTATGTGAACGAGCCCTTCGTCAGGCTGACCGGGATCGCTCGGGAGGAGTGCATCGGCAAGGGGGCCCTGGCCCTGGTGAAGGGGGGGCTGCTCAGTGATGCCGCAGTCCCGGGCGTCCTGAAGAGCCGCGCCAAGGGCAATGCCATGGTGGACTGCCCCCGGACGGGCCGGAAGCTTCTCAGTACGGCCAATCCCATATTCGACCCGAGCGGCGCCATCGAGGCGGTGGTGGTGGTGGACCGGGATATGACGGAGCTCGCCTCGGTGAAGGCGGAGCTGGAGGCCAACAACCGGAAGAAGGCCCTGATGCTGGATCACCTCAAGCGGAGCCACCAGTCCCAGGGCTTCATCGGGGAGAGTGCCCCGGTGCGGGAGATGCTGCGCCTGGTTCAGCAGGTGGCGCCCCTGGATGCCACCGTGCTCATCACCGGGGAGACGGGGACCGGCAAGGAGGTGATCGCCAACGCGATCTACACCCAGAGTCGGCGCCAGGACGGCCCCTTCATCAAGGTCAACTGCGCGGCGATTCCCGCCAACCTCCTGGAGGCGGAGCTCTTCGGCTACGAAAAGGGCGCCTTCACCGGGGCCGTCTCCACGGGGCGGATCGGGCTCTTCGAACTGGCGGACAAGGGCGCCCTGCTGCTGGACGAGATCGGGGAGATGCCCCTGGAGCTCCAGCCCAAGCTGCTGCGCGCCCTGCAGGACCGGGAGATCACCCGGGTCGGGGGCGGAAGGCCCATCAAGCTGGACGTGCGCCTGCTGGCGGCCACCCACTGCCAGCTGCTGGAGCTGGTGAGGCAGGGGCGCTTCCGGGAGGACCTCTACTACCGATTGGCGGTGTTCCCCATCCAGATTCCCCCGCTGCGGAGCCGGGAGGGGGATGTGGAGCTCCTGGTGCGTCACTTCCTGGAGACCTACGGGGCGAAGTACGGAAAGGAACTGTCGCTGTCCGAGGGGGGCATGGCCCTGCTGCGGGCCTATGGCTGGCCGGGCAATGTGCGCGAGCTGATCAATGTGGTCGAGCGGCTCGTCATCGTGGGGGAAGGGGGCTCCACGGTGGAGGAGGAGCGCATCCGGGCCCTGGTGGATGTGGGGGGTGGACGGGTGGAGGCGAGCAAGGGAGGTCTCCGGGCCTCCCTGGACCTCCTGGAGGGGGAGCTGTTGAGGCAGGCCCTCGCCAAGGGGGGAAGCACCCGGGCTGCGGCCGAGCTGCTGGACATCGACCAGGCCTCGGTGGTGCGGAAGGCCCGCAAGCATGGGATCCGCTTGAAGCCCCATTGATGATAAAATGCATCAATCGATGCAATTTATCATCAAATCGCCTATCTGGTGGAAAACCCAAGGGATGAGGGGCTCCCCTTGGGCTTGGTCTGATGCAATCCGTCATCAGTGTGGTGTGGGAGTGATCCACTAAGCGCTTTGCTGACAGGTGGTTGAAGTTTGGCACGCTTGGTGCGGTCTGGGGTCTGTCACCCATCCGCCATCCCCTTCCGGCCCTGGAGCACCCTGGGTGCCTGAGCCTGGAGGGTGGCTTCCACCAGCGTCCTGAGGTTCGGCCCCTTCCGGCCGGTCTGCCTTCGGCTTGTCCCGGCCATGAGCCCATGGCCCATTCCCCTTGGAGGTTTTCCATGCCCATCAAACTGATGGCTGCGTCCCGGCGCCGCCCGGGCCTGACCCGGGCGGAGTATTTCCGCTACATCGAGCAGTACCACGGCACGGTGGCGCGCCTCGAGCCCTTCCGGATCGCCAAGTACATCCAGAACCATGTGATCGATGGGGCCTTCGGCCTCCTCTCGGATCGCAAGCACCAGTGCAAGACCCAGGACCGGGAGGCGGTGGTGGACCTCCACTTCAACTGCTTCCCCGACCTGGTGGCGAGCCTGGATACCGGCGGCGATAAGCCCTCCCGGGCGGCCATGGATGGTCAGTACTTCGCCGATGAGCCCACCAACATCCTGGTGATGGCCGAAGAGTTCGAGATGCCCGTCACCAACCCCATGCCGACCTTCAACCCCGGCCTCGGGGAGCCCGGCTACGGTGCGGTCCGGGTCCTCCACTACGTCATGCGGCGCCCTGAGGTGTTCCCCCAGGATTTCCATCGCCTCTGGGAGCAGGCCCACGCCGAGGCCTATGCGAAGTCTCCCTATGCCCAGGAGATGTTCCGGAAGGTGGTGGCCAACCGCCGCTGCCGGGTCAATGACAACGACGGGCCCGCCCGCAAGCACTTCGGCATGATCGACCCCCCGATTTATGACCTGGTCACCGCCATCACCCTGGACTCCATGGAGCAGGCCGGAGCCTTCCGCCAGTACCTCGAGGCGCTGCAGGCCTCCACCCTTGGCTTCGCCAACTGGTCCGAGTCGTTTTTCCTCTACACCCGCCCGGTCCGGATCATCGACAACACGCCCCTCAACGTCTGAATCCCTGCGACACATCGCCCATAGGTGAATCCATGAACAAGAACCTCCCTGAGTGGAAGGCCCAGAAGGCCTACGACCAGAACTTCGCCGACACGAAGATCAAGGCCACCCGCCCCGATCTCACTGCAGAGGAGAAGGCCCGCCCCTTCGCGAAGTACTACTACGAAGACATCAAGCAGCCCGATCCCGCCCACTATGCAGCCATGGACCAGCCCATGGATCCCGCCCAGTCCTTCGGCCCCGAAGACATCAACCGTCTCCTGGATGTCGAGGCGCTGGAGAAGGGGGTCGAGGTGGGCTGGTGCTGGCGGCCGGATGGCTCCGGCTACATCGCCAACAAGATCTTCTACCCCGGCGTCACCGCCGAGATGGTGGACTGGTGGTTCGCCTGGCACCCCCTGGAGGACCTCCGCTACCGCATCTGGTACCCCCCTCAGCACGGGGGCATCCACCTGAGCCCCATCGACCGGGCCCGGATCCTGGACCCCCAGGTGCCCAACCGGGAGAAGAACTGGGGCGTCACCCACCATGTGACCGAGAACTGCGACAACGGCATGGACAACATCGACATCATCTTCTCCTCCCCGGAGCAGATGGGCTTCGACATGACCCGCTTCCCCAAGGTCATCGCCACCATGGCCGGTGGGATGGGGTGGCAGTGCCCGGTGGAGAAGGATGACCTGACCATCACCGCCCCCGCCACCATGTGCCACGTCTTCTACGAGGTGCCCGGGGGGATCATCCACCGCACCCGCTTCTGGATGGGGGTGCGTCCCCTCCCCGGCGGCGGTTACGAGTGCATCCTGCCCGCTGGCATCAAGGTCCCCCAGGAGGCCGTGCAGGGGCTGGCCCGGCACAACGTCAAGGAATTCTCCCGGTTCGGGGACATGCTGCCCCGCATCTACAAGGAGTTCGGCCACAGCATGTTCTGCTGATGGCCCGCTGAGCGCCCGGTGTGCCGCCTGCCTGTGCCCATTTGGCCAGGCAGGCGGTTCTGCATTCATGCCAATCC
The sequence above is drawn from the uncultured Holophaga sp. genome and encodes:
- a CDS encoding sigma 54-interacting transcriptional regulator, whose protein sequence is MKVPVQTDWIRTRGEFSAIAFLESLLAEAAPKWTEGLQRSLAEIRTLADFSVLADYLHDGVQILDGQGRLTYVNEPFVRLTGIAREECIGKGALALVKGGLLSDAAVPGVLKSRAKGNAMVDCPRTGRKLLSTANPIFDPSGAIEAVVVVDRDMTELASVKAELEANNRKKALMLDHLKRSHQSQGFIGESAPVREMLRLVQQVAPLDATVLITGETGTGKEVIANAIYTQSRRQDGPFIKVNCAAIPANLLEAELFGYEKGAFTGAVSTGRIGLFELADKGALLLDEIGEMPLELQPKLLRALQDREITRVGGGRPIKLDVRLLAATHCQLLELVRQGRFREDLYYRLAVFPIQIPPLRSREGDVELLVRHFLETYGAKYGKELSLSEGGMALLRAYGWPGNVRELINVVERLVIVGEGGSTVEEERIRALVDVGGGRVEASKGGLRASLDLLEGELLRQALAKGGSTRAAAELLDIDQASVVRKARKHGIRLKPH
- a CDS encoding EthD domain-containing protein — its product is MPIKLMAASRRRPGLTRAEYFRYIEQYHGTVARLEPFRIAKYIQNHVIDGAFGLLSDRKHQCKTQDREAVVDLHFNCFPDLVASLDTGGDKPSRAAMDGQYFADEPTNILVMAEEFEMPVTNPMPTFNPGLGEPGYGAVRVLHYVMRRPEVFPQDFHRLWEQAHAEAYAKSPYAQEMFRKVVANRRCRVNDNDGPARKHFGMIDPPIYDLVTAITLDSMEQAGAFRQYLEALQASTLGFANWSESFFLYTRPVRIIDNTPLNV
- a CDS encoding hydrolase is translated as MNKNLPEWKAQKAYDQNFADTKIKATRPDLTAEEKARPFAKYYYEDIKQPDPAHYAAMDQPMDPAQSFGPEDINRLLDVEALEKGVEVGWCWRPDGSGYIANKIFYPGVTAEMVDWWFAWHPLEDLRYRIWYPPQHGGIHLSPIDRARILDPQVPNREKNWGVTHHVTENCDNGMDNIDIIFSSPEQMGFDMTRFPKVIATMAGGMGWQCPVEKDDLTITAPATMCHVFYEVPGGIIHRTRFWMGVRPLPGGGYECILPAGIKVPQEAVQGLARHNVKEFSRFGDMLPRIYKEFGHSMFC